The DNA window GTTAAAAGTGGACCGCCAGTCAGGAAATGGCCGGGTGTTAGTGCGTCTAATTCGGTCGGGTCATCGGATAGTGGCGTTAGTGGGCGAGTGTTCATGTTTGCCTCGATCTGGTAGAGGACAGTGACCATGTCCTCGTAGGAAAGTTTTCGGCAGCCGATTGTTTTTACCAAAGAGGACTTTGCTGTCTTAACAGCCGCTTCCCAAAGGCCGCCGAAATTTGGTGCTCGAGGTGGAATGAACCGCCAAGTGATTCCTTTGCTGCTGCATTCATTGATTAATTTTTCCTTGTTGTGTTTGATGCTAAATAGGCGATGCATTTCCGTGAGTGTGGTTTTTGCTCCTTTGAAGTTTGTATCTATCAGAATGGATTTCCGTTGGCAAGCCGCGCCGGGCAATAAAGCGTCGAAGTGCGGCAATGAATGCGTCCGTTGACAAATCGCACACGAGTTCCAGGTGAGTGGCTTTGGTAGCGAAGCAAACAAACACAGCAATGAAAACCTTTTGGGGGGCCGCTCGTCGATGAACAGGTTTTAAGTATATAGGGCCACAGTAGTCGACACCGGTGATTGAGAATGGTCGACTAGGGACAATGCGTGCCTTGGGAAGCTGTCCTTGAGGTTGGGCTACAGGGACAGGGTTGTGGCGGAAACAAATTGTACATTTGCGACACACATAATTGGCAAGAGTTTTTCCGCGAACCGGCCAGAATTCTCGACGCATTGTTGCCAGGGTCATTCGGGGGCCAGAATGAAAACATTGCGAGTGGAAATGCGCTGCAATTATACGAGAAAGGAGGTGCTTGTTGGGAAGAGCCATAGGGTGCTTGGTTTGGTAGGTTTCGTTGGAGAAATTCAGCCGGCCACCGACACGTATTATGCCATTCTCGTCTAGGAAAGGATATCGATTTTTCAGGGGTGATTTTGAGGGAATCGGACGTTTTTGCTTCAACTGAATCAATTCTTCTGGGAACACTTCTTGTTGAACCACCTTTACTAAGGTTTGCTTTGCTTCTTGCAGCTCCACCGTCGAAAGGAATGCTTCATATGCATGATGTTTAGAGCGGCAGCGTGTAATGAATCGACGAAGGTAAGCAGTGATTCGAACTAGACGCCCGAATGAAGAATAGCGCTCAAATAACGGGTTTTCCTGCGACGTTGACTGAACCACTAAAACCGTTTTCTTTCGTTCCAGGATGTCCTCGTTTGGAAGAAGCGGGTGTACATGCTTTGGCCATTTATCCACTTCGTCTGCCAGCCATCCGGGACCATTCCTCCAAAGAATGTCGACGATGAAATCTGCCGGCAGCATACCACGCGAAACGTGATCCGCCGGATTATCCGTACCCTTCACGTGATTCCAAGGGTGTCCGTGTGTCAGCAGCTGGATTTCCGATGTGCGATTGCCCACAAACGTTTGCCAAGTGTTTGGGGGTGCTGCGATCCAGTGCAACGTGACCGTCGAGTCCGACCAGAACCAGCAAGGATTTCCCTCCATCCCCAGCGCTGCGGATACTCTAGTATAGAGTTTGGCACCCAATAATGCAGCACACAGCTCAAGGCGCGGTAAACTAAGACGTTTGATTGGCGCGACTCTTGATTTTGCCGCAATGAGCTGGATTTGAGCTTTACCTTCCTTGCTGGCTGAGCGAGCGTAAATACATGCTCCGTAGCCTACTTCAGATGCGTCGCAGAAAACATGGAACTGAACCGTTGTAGCTTCCGATGAAAATATATAACGGGGAACTTTGTATTGCTTTAGTAGGGGCAGCTGTGAATGGAAATCATTCCATTTAGATTCGATCTCGCGTGGAATCGGATCATCCCAGTCGATGTTAACTAACCAAAGGTGTTGCATCCGAATTTTTGCCCAAGCAATCACAGGTGACACGATACCAAGCGGGTCGTATAATTGCGCAATCTCCGAAAATATCTTCCTTTTTGTCCATTGATCGTCATATTCCGTTGCTCGTATCTCAACACACAGTTGGTCCGTTCCTGTCTCCCACACTACTCCAAGCGTCTTCACCTTTGTTTCTGCATCGAAATGTAGCGTGGATTGCTCCTCTAGAGCTGTGGAAGGTAAGTCGGCTAAAACCTCCGGTTGATTAGAGCTCCACTTCCGCAAGTCGAATCCGCCTTCAGTCATAAGGGATTGAACTTCGCTTCGCAAACGTTTCGCCTTCGAAATCGATTCCGCTCCGGAAAGAAAATCGTCCATATAAAAATCTTTCTTTACAGCAGGACCAGCGTACTCGTATTTGTCACCGGCGTCTATGGCAAGCTGTTTTAGTACGCGAGTGGCAAGGAAAGATGAAGGCGCTAAACCGTAAGTGGCCGTCTGTAGCTCGTACACCTTGATCGGTTCAGCCTGATCGAAGCGCCACAGGATCCGTTGAAGCGACGCGTCCTCCGGGTGAATGCGTACCTGCCTATACATTTTGGCCACATCTGCAACTAACGCGACGGCGTGCTTGCGAAAACGGATCATGATGTCCAGCAGATCGTCCTGAATTACTGGACCCGTAAGTAGAGTGTCGTTGAGCGAGTGATTTGTGGTGGTTTTCGCTGATCCATCGAACACTACCCGTACCTTGGTCGTTGAGCTAGACTCTTTAAACACAGGATGATGGGGCAAATAGTAAGTAGTGCGCCCTTCATCCAGTGTATCCTCCATTTCTCCGATCAGTTGCATATGCCCCATTGCAAGGTATTCTTGTAGGAATTCGTTGTAATGATCACGTAAGTCTGAATCCCTTTCCAAACGCTTTTCTAGCTGCCGAAATCGTCGTAAGGCCGCACCCTTCGAATCGCCGATTTTGTCGTGGAACCCATTCCGTTTTGGGTACTGCACTATATAGCGTCCCGATTCGTCACGGGTGAACGTGCTTTGAAAGTGTTGTTCGCAGTCCTTCTCTTCCTGTGATCGAAGCGGCTTCTCTGACAACTCCTCAATTGCCCAGAATTTCTCGATGATCTTATCAAGCGGCTCGGCGATCGCTACGTGACAACTAACGGTAGCTTTTCTTGTAGACCACTCCGACTCGCCCGCAGCTACCCAACCAAATACCGTGTTGACGAATATCGGCAAAGGAGATAGGAGTTTGCAAATTTGTATCCGGCCACCATCGAGTAGATGAAAATCGTAGAAGAATTGAGACCCAAGCACCAAATCGATCGGACCAGAGACGAAGAATTCCGGATCGGCTAGCTCCATGCCGTTTGGTGGTTTCCAATCTGCCAATGGTAAAGAAGTAGACGGCTGGTCGCTTGTTACCTGCCTCAAAACCAGAAAGTTCATTGACAAAGAAAAATCCAAAACCCGTGACGAAACAACAGC is part of the Topomyia yanbarensis strain Yona2022 chromosome 1, ASM3024719v1, whole genome shotgun sequence genome and encodes:
- the LOC131696387 gene encoding uncharacterized protein LOC131696387, encoding MELADPEFFVSGPIDLVLGSQFFYDFHLLDGGRIQICKLLSPLPIFVNTVFGWVAAGESEWSTRKATVSCHVAIAEPLDKIIEKFWAIEELSEKPLRSQEEKDCEQHFQSTFTRDESGRYIVQYPKRNGFHDKIGDSKGAALRRFRQLEKRLERDSDLRDHYNEFLQEYLAMGHMQLIGEMEDTLDEGRTTYYLPHHPVFKESSSTTKVRVVFDGSAKTTTNHSLNDTLLTGPVIQDDLLDIMIRFRKHAVALVADVAKMYRQVRIHPEDASLQRILWRFDQAEPIKVYELQTATYGLAPSSFLATRVLKQLAIDAGDKYEYAGPAVKKDFYMDDFLSGAESISKAKRLRSEVQSLMTEGGFDLRKWSSNQPEVLADLPSTALEEQSTLHFDAETKVKTLGVVWETGTDQLCVEIRATEYDDQWTKRKIFSEIAQLYDPLGIVSPVIAWAKIRMQHLWLVNIDWDDPIPREIESKWNDFHSQLPLLKQYKVPRYIFSSEATTVQFHVFCDASEVGYGACIYARSASKEGKAQIQLIAAKSRVAPIKRLSLPRLELCAALLGAKLYTRVSAALGMEGNPCWFWSDSTVTLHWIAAPPNTWQTFVGNRTSEIQLLTHGHPWNHVKGTDNPADHVSRGMLPADFIVDILWRNGPGWLADEVDKWPKHVHPLLPNEDILERKKTVLVVQSTSQENPLFERYSSFGRLVRITAYLRRFITRCRSKHHAYEAFLSTVELQEAKQTLVKVVQQEVFPEELIQLKQKRPIPSKSPLKNRYPFLDENGIIRVGGRLNFSNETYQTKHPMALPNKHLLSRIIAAHFHSQCFHSGPRMTLATMRREFWPVRGKTLANYPNLKDSFPRHALSLVDHSQSPVSTTVALYT